From a region of the Nonlabens dokdonensis DSW-6 genome:
- the feoB gene encoding ferrous iron transport protein B: MGKSINVSLIGNPNTGKTSLFNRLTGLNQQVGNYPGITVEKKEGICKIDRGLKAHILDLPGTYSLNTTSIDESIVVETLLNRNSKDFPDVAVVVSDIENLKRNLLVFTQIKDLEIPTILVINMADRMERKAISLDIDLMQKELNTSVVLVSARKNQGIDELKKAIANYKQLTTEPCMNASVIDKEYFNTLRNTYPKQLVYKLWLVITQDVNFGKLDRNRDIEDLKMHKFDVKSEADLKKMQHKETVVRYQFINGLLKKVLTVDTANAKDLRSRLDRILLHKVWGYLIFLLVLLLIFQAIYDWSTYPMDWIDGTFASISSWINTTFPAGPFTDLFAEGIIPGLGGIVIFIPQIAFLFLFIAILEESGYMSRVVFLMDHIMKRFGLSGKSVVPLVSGTACAIPAVMATRNIEDWKERLITILVVPFTTCSARLPVYLIIIALVIPDERILGGAFNLQGLTLMLLYLLGFGAAIFSAWVLNKVLPIKRKAFFVMEMPAYKLPMFKNVAITVIEKTKSFVVGAGKIIMAISIVLWILASYGVGDQFNGAEQIVTEKYADQNLSEEELAQKIASHELEYSFIGYIGKGIEPAVRPLGYDWKIGIAIVSSFAAREVFVGTLATIYSVESDGEEEQTIKNRMAAETNPILGGPLFNFASGISLLLFYAFAMQCMSTLAIVKRETNSWKWPAIQFFFMTAAAYFAALGAFQILK, from the coding sequence ATGGGTAAATCAATTAATGTTTCCCTTATAGGTAATCCCAATACTGGTAAAACATCGCTTTTTAATAGACTTACTGGTTTAAATCAACAAGTAGGAAACTACCCTGGTATTACCGTAGAGAAAAAGGAAGGAATCTGTAAAATAGATCGTGGTCTTAAAGCTCATATTCTAGATTTGCCAGGTACGTATAGTTTAAATACTACCTCGATAGATGAGAGTATAGTGGTAGAAACACTTCTCAATAGAAATTCTAAAGACTTTCCAGATGTTGCTGTAGTGGTGTCTGACATTGAAAATCTTAAAAGAAATCTTCTCGTTTTTACTCAGATTAAAGATCTTGAAATTCCTACCATTCTTGTCATCAATATGGCAGATCGTATGGAGCGCAAAGCGATTTCTCTTGACATTGATTTGATGCAAAAAGAACTCAATACAAGTGTTGTTCTAGTAAGTGCTCGCAAAAACCAAGGAATTGATGAGTTAAAAAAAGCGATTGCAAATTACAAACAGCTTACAACAGAGCCTTGCATGAATGCTTCGGTAATTGACAAGGAGTATTTCAACACACTTAGAAATACATATCCTAAACAGCTGGTTTACAAATTATGGCTGGTCATTACACAAGATGTAAACTTCGGAAAACTAGATCGCAATAGAGATATTGAAGATTTAAAGATGCATAAATTTGATGTGAAGTCTGAGGCCGATCTCAAGAAAATGCAACACAAAGAAACAGTTGTGCGCTATCAGTTTATAAACGGTTTACTTAAAAAAGTTCTTACTGTTGACACAGCAAATGCAAAAGATCTCAGGTCAAGACTAGATCGTATTTTACTTCATAAAGTTTGGGGTTATTTGATTTTCCTTTTGGTTCTCTTGCTTATTTTCCAGGCTATTTATGACTGGAGTACATACCCTATGGACTGGATTGATGGGACTTTTGCTAGTATAAGTTCTTGGATCAACACTACTTTTCCAGCAGGACCATTTACAGACTTGTTTGCCGAAGGTATTATACCAGGCTTAGGTGGTATTGTAATTTTCATTCCGCAAATAGCTTTCTTATTTTTATTTATTGCTATACTCGAAGAAAGTGGCTATATGAGTCGAGTGGTTTTTCTCATGGATCATATTATGAAACGATTTGGTTTGAGTGGTAAAAGTGTTGTACCACTGGTATCAGGGACAGCTTGTGCTATTCCAGCCGTTATGGCAACTAGAAATATTGAAGACTGGAAAGAGCGATTGATTACTATTCTGGTAGTTCCTTTTACAACATGTTCTGCTCGATTGCCCGTTTACTTGATCATTATCGCATTAGTAATTCCAGATGAGCGCATTTTAGGTGGCGCATTTAACTTGCAAGGACTTACATTAATGCTGTTGTATCTACTAGGTTTTGGAGCTGCAATATTCTCAGCATGGGTATTGAATAAAGTGTTGCCTATAAAACGTAAAGCATTTTTTGTTATGGAAATGCCAGCTTATAAGTTGCCTATGTTTAAAAACGTAGCCATTACGGTTATAGAAAAAACCAAAAGCTTTGTCGTAGGAGCAGGAAAAATAATCATGGCGATCTCCATCGTTTTGTGGATTCTTGCTAGTTACGGAGTAGGCGACCAGTTCAACGGAGCTGAGCAAATCGTTACAGAAAAATATGCTGATCAAAATTTGAGCGAAGAAGAGCTTGCTCAAAAAATCGCTTCTCATGAACTAGAATACAGTTTTATAGGTTACATTGGAAAAGGTATTGAACCTGCTGTAAGACCTCTAGGTTATGACTGGAAAATAGGAATCGCTATTGTAAGTTCCTTTGCCGCTCGTGAAGTTTTTGTAGGTACCCTAGCTACTATTTATAGTGTAGAAAGCGATGGAGAAGAAGAGCAAACTATTAAAAACCGTATGGCAGCCGAGACTAATCCTATTTTAGGTGGTCCGTTATTTAATTTTGCTAGCGGTATTTCCTTGCTTCTTTTCTATGCCTTTGCCATGCAGTGTATGAGTACGCTTGCTATTGTAAAACGAGAAACCAATAGCTGGAAATGGCCAGCAATTCAATTTTTCTTCATGACCGCAGCTGCCTATTTTGCCGCACTAGGTGCTTTTCAAATTTTGAAATAA
- a CDS encoding DUF5025 domain-containing protein gives MKNPFKDLSNRIYCGFAIILSLCFLIACDSDDAPSQESLLPPITMTGENTFGCLIDGKFFRPRDGDTSINVANRGLRVLRSETNNIEFESHDFKTNVARTFIIHVEDLLLSGEGIYEVNTSNGLRSLDGNNNSYIHCTTKSPLTDEQAFYTSYDNSGNIYIEELLLDSVNGNIISGTFNAKLTNILNPQDTVLINKGRFDINSITILQTTFN, from the coding sequence ATGAAAAATCCCTTTAAGGATTTGTCAAACCGCATTTATTGCGGTTTCGCTATAATCCTATCGCTATGTTTTTTAATCGCCTGCGACAGCGACGACGCACCATCTCAAGAAAGTTTATTACCACCCATTACCATGACAGGAGAAAACACATTTGGTTGTTTAATCGATGGCAAGTTTTTTAGACCTAGGGATGGGGACACCTCAATTAATGTAGCAAATAGAGGTTTGAGGGTTTTGCGATCTGAAACAAATAATATAGAGTTTGAAAGCCATGATTTCAAAACTAATGTTGCTAGAACCTTCATAATTCATGTTGAGGATTTACTATTATCTGGTGAAGGTATTTATGAAGTAAACACATCAAATGGTTTACGAAGTTTAGATGGTAACAACAATTCTTACATTCATTGTACAACCAAAAGTCCTCTTACTGATGAGCAGGCGTTTTACACATCTTATGACAATTCTGGAAACATTTATATTGAGGAACTGCTTTTAGATTCAGTAAACGGTAATATCATCTCTGGAACCTTTAATGCTAAGTTGACTAACATTCTAAATCCACAAGACACTGTTTTAATTAACAAAGGACGATTTGACATTAACTCAATAACAATATTACAAACCACTTTTAACTAA
- a CDS encoding acyl carrier protein, with protein MSDIASRVKAIIVDKLGVDENEVVTEASFTNDLGADSLDTVELIMEFEKEFDIQIPDDQAENIATVGQAVSYIEEAKA; from the coding sequence ATGTCAGACATTGCATCAAGAGTAAAAGCAATTATCGTAGACAAATTAGGTGTTGACGAGAACGAAGTTGTTACAGAAGCAAGCTTCACAAATGACTTAGGCGCAGATTCACTCGATACAGTTGAGTTGATCATGGAATTTGAAAAGGAATTTGATATCCAGATCCCAGACGATCAAGCAGAGAACATCGCAACTGTAGGTCAAGCTGTTTCATACATCGAAGAAGCAAAAGCGTAA
- a CDS encoding SIMPL domain-containing protein: MKKIITSILMCTALVMSAQHMGNFNSKVADMDISRANIATSMGNGAAYGNQYAQQYVNLQPSNVLQIKLRSLYNVDATDYTAVFNIVQVGKTAEETTKLMNDKIEIVKKDLKSNGFQGQFSLDMISFVPQYEIEVTKKLFSKTYTEVPVGFELQQNLLISYKKDSDFQKILTACGKAEVYNLVKVDYYVKNLEAIYENLQNKLLEEVSKKKAYYEKLGFKMEDYNVMMADKKYYHTPKDFYKSYLAAENISMESLKNQKNVTSVRKPTSYYYDPIPYNGYDIVVNAAITKPVIQLGMDLSLQYNLKPIEKKPEPKPAPVKTPDPKVYVVSPNGPIDIKQIPNN; the protein is encoded by the coding sequence ATGAAAAAGATCATCACGTCAATTTTAATGTGCACAGCTCTAGTAATGAGCGCACAACACATGGGTAACTTTAATAGTAAGGTTGCCGATATGGATATTTCTAGAGCAAATATTGCGACCAGCATGGGAAACGGCGCTGCTTATGGAAATCAATATGCGCAACAATACGTTAATCTACAACCTAGCAATGTGCTACAAATAAAGCTGAGGTCTTTGTACAATGTAGACGCAACAGATTATACGGCTGTTTTTAATATCGTTCAAGTAGGTAAAACTGCTGAGGAAACTACAAAACTGATGAACGATAAAATCGAGATCGTAAAGAAAGACCTGAAAAGCAACGGTTTTCAAGGACAGTTCTCTTTAGACATGATATCCTTTGTCCCGCAATATGAAATAGAAGTTACTAAAAAGCTATTCTCTAAAACATATACCGAAGTTCCTGTAGGTTTTGAATTGCAGCAAAACCTCTTGATCAGTTACAAGAAAGACAGTGATTTTCAAAAAATCCTTACCGCTTGTGGTAAAGCCGAGGTTTACAACCTGGTAAAAGTGGATTATTATGTAAAAAACCTAGAAGCTATTTATGAAAATCTTCAAAATAAACTTCTTGAAGAAGTATCTAAAAAGAAAGCCTACTACGAGAAACTAGGTTTTAAAATGGAAGACTACAATGTCATGATGGCCGACAAAAAATATTACCACACACCTAAAGATTTTTACAAAAGCTACCTCGCTGCAGAAAACATAAGCATGGAATCTCTTAAAAATCAGAAAAATGTAACCTCTGTTAGAAAGCCCACATCATATTATTATGACCCTATCCCGTACAACGGTTATGACATCGTAGTAAACGCAGCAATCACAAAGCCTGTTATTCAGTTAGGAATGGATCTAAGCTTACAATACAACTTAAAACCAATTGAGAAAAAACCAGAACCAAAACCTGCTCCAGTAAAAACTCCTGATCCTAAAGTGTATGTAGTAAGTCCAAATGGCCCTATAGATATCAAACAAATACCTAATAATTAA
- a CDS encoding FeoA family protein, giving the protein MSNTIAHLKRGETAIIKEFDEIDVPLKLLEMGCLPGNRVTMMQSAPFKDPIYLDINGTHLAIRRETAVKISVERYG; this is encoded by the coding sequence ATGAGTAACACCATTGCACATCTTAAACGTGGAGAAACAGCTATTATCAAAGAATTTGATGAAATTGACGTTCCTTTAAAATTACTAGAAATGGGATGTTTACCTGGTAATCGTGTTACCATGATGCAATCTGCTCCATTTAAAGATCCTATTTACCTTGATATAAACGGGACACATCTAGCCATAAGAAGAGAAACGGCAGTAAAAATAAGCGTAGAACGATATGGGTAA
- the rnhA gene encoding ribonuclease HI codes for MDQVHIYTDGSSRGNPGPGGYGIVMVAVGKKFKKEFSQGYRKTTNNRMELLAVIEALEKIKPDHEVAITVFTDSRYVSDAVNKNWIAGWIKRKWKNVKNPDLWKRFIKIYNRTQPKMQWIKGHNDHPINERCDALAVNAALDKSKHLVDEGFETAEKGLF; via the coding sequence ATGGATCAAGTACATATTTATACAGACGGTTCTTCTCGAGGTAATCCTGGACCAGGTGGTTATGGCATAGTTATGGTCGCGGTAGGTAAGAAGTTTAAAAAAGAATTTTCTCAAGGATATCGCAAAACAACTAACAATCGTATGGAACTACTAGCGGTAATTGAAGCGCTAGAAAAAATTAAACCAGATCATGAAGTTGCTATCACTGTTTTTACTGACAGCCGTTACGTAAGTGATGCGGTAAATAAAAACTGGATTGCAGGATGGATCAAGCGCAAGTGGAAAAACGTTAAAAATCCAGATTTGTGGAAAAGATTCATTAAAATCTACAATCGTACACAGCCTAAAATGCAATGGATCAAAGGTCATAACGATCACCCCATAAATGAAAGATGTGATGCTCTTGCTGTTAATGCAGCGCTGGATAAAAGTAAACATCTTGTAGATGAAGGTTTTGAAACGGCAGAGAAAGGGTTGTTTTAG
- the murI gene encoding glutamate racemase produces MNKNPIGFFDSGVGGTSVWKEVIELLPHENTIYLADSKHAPYGRKSREEIIALCIKNTEYLLSQNCKIIAVPCNTATTNAISYLRSHYDMPFIGIEPAIKPAALKSDTKKIGILATKGTLSSELFNKTQKEFAQDVNTIEIVGTGIVELIEAGKKDSEEMYDLLIKITEPFMISGIDYLVLGCSHYPYIKDRLQELLPNRVRIIDSGAAVARQMLNILKAKNMLNESEKPGDHVLYSNLQVQTLNSLTSEIANRKVYLLDF; encoded by the coding sequence ATGAATAAGAATCCGATAGGCTTTTTTGACTCTGGAGTAGGCGGCACAAGCGTGTGGAAAGAAGTAATAGAATTATTACCTCACGAGAATACCATCTACCTAGCCGATTCAAAACACGCGCCTTATGGTCGTAAGTCTCGAGAAGAAATCATTGCTTTATGCATTAAAAATACGGAGTATTTATTGAGCCAAAACTGTAAAATCATTGCAGTGCCATGTAATACTGCAACTACAAATGCGATAAGTTACTTACGATCGCATTATGATATGCCATTTATAGGGATAGAACCAGCTATAAAGCCTGCGGCGCTTAAAAGCGACACAAAAAAAATAGGAATTCTTGCTACCAAAGGAACATTATCTAGTGAGTTATTTAATAAAACCCAAAAAGAGTTTGCTCAAGACGTTAACACCATTGAAATAGTAGGTACAGGCATCGTTGAACTCATTGAAGCTGGTAAAAAAGATTCTGAAGAGATGTATGACCTGCTTATTAAAATCACAGAACCGTTCATGATTTCTGGAATAGATTATTTGGTTTTGGGATGCAGTCATTATCCCTACATTAAAGATCGATTACAAGAATTGTTACCCAACAGAGTGCGAATTATAGACTCTGGAGCAGCGGTAGCAAGACAAATGCTCAACATTTTAAAAGCAAAAAACATGCTGAATGAAAGTGAAAAACCTGGCGATCATGTGCTTTATTCTAACTTACAAGTACAAACACTAAACTCTTTAACTAGTGAGATTGCTAATAGAAAAGTGTATTTGCTGGATTTTTAG
- a CDS encoding LytR/AlgR family response regulator transcription factor produces MKLNAIIVEDEQISRDILKNYIAKYCKDVSVLNEATNVDEAFKILEHTEVDLVFLDVEMPFGTAFDLLDKLPNRTFETVFVTAYDQYAKDALNQQAAYYLTKPIDIDELIKAVEIVQAIKTRESEVNVDLSIKEENSSQLTDKITIPTQEGFEVLPIKDIIYCSADDNYTHIYLENATKLVSKTLKHFDDMLSDKGFARIHKSHLINVSHVTAYKKGKGGSVLLGKVELPVSPSKKLGLFEYFS; encoded by the coding sequence ATGAAATTAAACGCCATAATTGTAGAAGACGAGCAAATATCAAGAGATATTTTGAAGAACTATATTGCCAAATATTGCAAGGACGTTAGCGTGTTGAATGAAGCGACTAACGTAGATGAGGCTTTTAAAATTCTTGAACATACTGAGGTAGATTTGGTTTTTCTAGATGTAGAAATGCCTTTTGGGACTGCGTTTGATTTGCTAGACAAATTACCTAATAGAACCTTTGAAACCGTTTTTGTAACTGCTTATGATCAGTATGCAAAAGATGCTCTGAATCAGCAGGCGGCTTATTACTTGACTAAACCTATTGATATAGATGAGTTGATCAAAGCAGTAGAAATAGTACAAGCCATAAAAACACGAGAAAGTGAGGTGAACGTAGATTTAAGTATCAAAGAAGAAAACAGCTCACAACTTACCGATAAAATCACCATTCCTACTCAAGAAGGTTTTGAAGTCTTGCCTATTAAAGACATCATCTATTGCAGTGCAGACGATAATTACACGCACATTTATCTAGAAAACGCCACAAAACTGGTTTCTAAAACCTTGAAACATTTTGATGATATGTTATCTGATAAAGGTTTTGCGCGTATTCATAAATCTCATTTGATTAATGTTTCTCATGTCACGGCTTATAAGAAAGGAAAAGGTGGTAGTGTGCTGTTAGGAAAAGTAGAGTTGCCCGTAAGTCCAAGTAAAAAGCTGGGGTTGTTTGAGTATTTTAGTTAG
- a CDS encoding histidine kinase: protein MKHLFLFIFLLFCVQINFAQNTSNQKSRTSSTSMVLEGQVLTENGSPISGINVEGAMGRYTTTDVLGRFSLPANMGEEVIIRGLDFETVYYRINSDDDIIIRVQNQEKDAKELSALSYQVAMDSAQEYLRIDAKKTADFLIAALSNNPKSLTKTQESAAYEKLGDLYFFNKQYDLAVSNYHQAAQLVSNTELVVKKADALRLNGNYQEAITAYLNVDSSSIGRSKSSGNNNSVDLKIRRWTGLGDAYAKTNQGDLALETYKNVLLLAQKEKRTQQVTSINSKIAKLLNDLGREDDAEVYFDQAIIESKKESPIVNAQIQSQTADFYNSNSRFDEEIALRKNNIKLLDSINSKDKRLQNSTSKPSSTSGFLNNTDIDLSESEIAVSDLDEEVVSEDTVVAAPTMAVDDNMLIEGLSKQKEQLKIAEAFKAQNKISDAITYYESSLEEATTNNDLEVKKDAAKNLYELNKKAGNTKKALDYNELYINTVDALYLEKENELEATARRAKELVAKQTRILTLEKDRELTENKLALVNTERELTQEMNQRQRWIIYSLVALSLLLLTLAYFMYRNNKQQKINNHLLALKSLRSQMNPHFIFNALNSVNNYIAQNDERAANKYLADFSKLMRSVLENSELDFIPLEKEIDLLGLYLKLEHERFKDKFDYTLEIDPSLRDTKLQVPPMLLQPIIENAVWHGLRYKEEKGFLDVAFAKAEKGIQVTITDNGIGREKSKAIKTEHQKKRDSKGLGNIKNRVALLNELHDCEIDIKVTDAGLSPDVGTTVVVTIKS from the coding sequence ATGAAACATCTATTCTTATTTATTTTCCTACTGTTTTGTGTGCAAATCAATTTTGCTCAAAACACTTCCAATCAAAAGTCTCGTACTTCTAGTACTAGTATGGTGCTAGAAGGTCAAGTACTTACTGAAAATGGCTCACCTATTTCTGGTATTAACGTTGAAGGCGCAATGGGTAGATATACCACTACTGATGTATTAGGGAGATTTAGTTTGCCTGCAAATATGGGTGAAGAAGTCATCATAAGAGGACTTGATTTTGAGACGGTTTATTATCGTATTAATAGTGACGATGACATTATAATACGTGTTCAAAATCAAGAAAAAGATGCCAAAGAGTTGAGCGCCCTAAGCTATCAAGTGGCGATGGACAGTGCTCAAGAATACCTAAGAATAGACGCAAAAAAAACTGCCGATTTCCTTATCGCAGCTCTTTCAAATAATCCCAAATCATTAACTAAAACTCAAGAGAGCGCAGCTTATGAAAAGTTAGGTGATTTGTACTTTTTTAATAAACAATACGATCTTGCTGTTTCCAATTACCATCAAGCTGCTCAGCTTGTTTCTAATACAGAGCTTGTTGTAAAAAAGGCAGATGCTTTGCGATTAAATGGTAATTATCAAGAAGCGATCACCGCATATTTAAACGTAGATTCTTCTTCCATAGGAAGGTCAAAATCATCAGGTAATAATAATTCTGTTGACTTGAAAATAAGGCGATGGACCGGTTTAGGAGATGCTTATGCAAAAACCAATCAGGGCGATCTAGCATTAGAAACTTATAAGAACGTCTTACTACTTGCTCAAAAAGAGAAACGTACTCAACAGGTAACATCTATCAATTCTAAAATTGCTAAACTCTTAAATGATCTCGGTAGAGAAGATGATGCTGAGGTTTATTTTGACCAGGCAATAATTGAATCAAAGAAGGAAAGTCCTATTGTTAACGCACAAATACAATCTCAAACAGCAGATTTTTATAACAGCAACTCTAGATTTGATGAAGAAATCGCCTTACGTAAGAATAATATCAAGTTGTTGGACAGCATAAATTCTAAAGATAAACGCCTTCAAAATAGTACGAGTAAGCCATCAAGTACTTCAGGTTTCTTAAATAATACTGATATAGATCTGTCAGAGTCAGAAATTGCAGTAAGCGACCTAGATGAAGAAGTCGTTTCAGAAGATACTGTCGTTGCAGCGCCAACTATGGCAGTAGATGACAATATGCTAATAGAAGGCCTTTCTAAACAAAAAGAACAACTCAAAATTGCCGAAGCTTTTAAAGCTCAAAACAAAATTAGTGATGCCATAACTTATTACGAGTCCAGTCTAGAAGAAGCAACCACAAACAATGATCTTGAAGTAAAAAAAGATGCTGCAAAAAACCTTTATGAGCTCAATAAAAAAGCTGGGAATACTAAAAAAGCATTGGACTATAATGAGTTATACATCAATACAGTCGATGCACTTTATCTGGAAAAAGAAAACGAGTTAGAAGCTACAGCAAGAAGAGCAAAAGAACTTGTAGCTAAACAGACTAGAATTTTAACTTTAGAAAAGGACCGCGAGCTTACAGAAAATAAGCTGGCATTAGTAAACACAGAGCGCGAGCTCACACAAGAAATGAATCAGCGCCAGCGCTGGATCATTTATTCACTTGTAGCGCTTAGTTTGTTGCTTCTTACCCTTGCCTATTTTATGTATCGCAATAATAAACAGCAAAAGATCAACAACCATTTGCTAGCTTTAAAATCATTGCGCAGCCAGATGAATCCGCATTTTATATTTAATGCCTTGAATTCTGTAAATAATTATATCGCTCAAAATGATGAACGTGCAGCAAATAAATACCTTGCCGATTTCTCAAAACTCATGCGTAGTGTTTTAGAGAATAGTGAGCTGGACTTTATTCCGCTAGAGAAAGAGATTGATCTTTTAGGTTTGTATTTAAAACTAGAACACGAGCGATTCAAGGATAAATTTGATTATACCTTAGAAATCGATCCTTCATTGCGAGATACTAAATTGCAAGTACCGCCTATGTTGTTGCAACCTATCATTGAAAATGCGGTATGGCATGGATTGCGTTATAAAGAAGAAAAAGGCTTTTTAGATGTTGCTTTCGCGAAAGCGGAAAAAGGAATCCAAGTGACCATAACAGATAACGGTATCGGGAGAGAAAAGTCCAAAGCCATAAAAACGGAACATCAAAAGAAACGCGATTCTAAAGGTTTGGGTAATATTAAAAATAGGGTTGCCTTATTAAACGAGTTGCACGATTGCGAGATTGATATTAAGGTAACCGACGCCGGATTGAGTCCTGATGTGGGAACTACTGTAGTTGTGACCATCAAAAGTTAA
- a CDS encoding vWA domain-containing protein: MKNLKTLALSLSIAAFLSCKGNTPQNQVAIIDEFIEAPVIIANTKPATIQIALLLDTSNSMDGLIDQAKTQLWDIVNKMSSAQCNDQQALLEIAIYEYGNSRLSANDGFVREVLSFSTDLDLISKELFSLRTNGGEEYCGTVIDKSLKKLEWKDGKNDLKMIFIAGNEGFNQGSVPFSSSIAQAIEKDVTVNTIFCGDWNTGTQLRWKEGAVLGKGEYMNLDHNQKSTYVATPYDDEILEWNKKLNNTYVYYGRQGEDKKMAQVEMDEMVQEASIQANVKRSVAKSSSNYRNSTWDLVDAMEDEEMREGFFKSENLATLPDSLRNKSMKEITAFAKAKKQERTLIQNKIQELNKKRDNYIKTQSLSESNGLESAMFQAIKKQSSSKEYTWD, from the coding sequence ATGAAAAATTTAAAAACTCTAGCTCTATCATTGAGCATCGCAGCATTTCTTTCTTGCAAAGGAAATACTCCGCAAAACCAAGTCGCAATAATTGATGAATTCATTGAGGCGCCGGTAATTATAGCGAACACAAAACCTGCAACTATACAAATAGCTTTATTGCTAGATACCAGCAATAGTATGGACGGACTCATCGATCAGGCTAAAACTCAGTTATGGGATATCGTCAATAAAATGTCGAGTGCACAATGCAACGATCAACAAGCATTATTAGAAATTGCTATTTACGAATATGGGAACAGCCGTTTAAGTGCTAACGACGGTTTTGTACGCGAGGTGCTTTCCTTTTCTACAGACCTAGACTTGATCAGTAAAGAGCTGTTTAGTTTGAGAACTAATGGCGGCGAGGAATACTGCGGTACTGTTATCGATAAGTCGTTGAAAAAATTAGAATGGAAGGATGGAAAAAACGACTTAAAAATGATTTTTATAGCAGGTAACGAAGGTTTTAATCAAGGCTCTGTGCCGTTTTCTTCCAGTATCGCACAAGCAATTGAAAAAGACGTCACCGTAAACACCATTTTTTGTGGCGACTGGAATACAGGAACGCAATTACGCTGGAAAGAAGGAGCCGTTCTAGGAAAAGGTGAATATATGAATCTAGATCACAATCAAAAATCGACCTATGTAGCAACTCCTTATGACGACGAAATTCTAGAATGGAATAAAAAACTAAATAATACCTATGTGTATTACGGCCGTCAAGGTGAAGATAAAAAAATGGCTCAAGTAGAAATGGATGAAATGGTTCAGGAAGCTTCTATTCAGGCAAATGTGAAACGCAGCGTAGCAAAATCTTCTTCAAACTACCGCAACTCCACTTGGGATCTTGTAGATGCTATGGAAGATGAGGAAATGAGAGAAGGCTTTTTCAAATCAGAGAATCTAGCTACGTTACCAGATAGTTTGCGTAATAAAAGTATGAAGGAGATTACCGCTTTCGCGAAAGCAAAAAAACAAGAACGAACCTTAATACAGAACAAGATTCAAGAACTTAATAAAAAGAGAGATAACTATATTAAAACACAATCACTAAGTGAGTCTAACGGTTTAGAGTCTGCCATGTTTCAAGCGATTAAAAAACAGTCTAGCTCAAAAGAATATACGTGGGATTAA
- the purN gene encoding phosphoribosylglycinamide formyltransferase encodes MKKIVILASGNGTNAQAIIDRYNSSNEVQISLILSNKPQAYVLERARLAGIPAMSFNRYAFAKAGQIQSILNQEQPDLIVLAGFLWKIPSFLIEDHPNKIINIHPALLPQYGGKGMYGMNVHRSVIENKEQKSGITIHYVNENYDEGAIIKQATCQIDQNDTAEDLASKIHQLEHEYYPTVIAELLK; translated from the coding sequence ATGAAGAAAATAGTAATTTTAGCTAGCGGTAATGGTACTAATGCTCAGGCTATTATAGATAGATATAACAGTTCTAATGAAGTGCAAATTTCTTTGATTTTATCTAATAAACCTCAAGCATATGTGTTAGAAAGAGCACGACTAGCTGGTATACCTGCAATGAGTTTTAATAGGTACGCTTTCGCGAAAGCGGGACAAATACAATCTATTTTAAATCAAGAACAGCCCGATTTGATCGTTTTGGCAGGATTCTTATGGAAAATCCCAAGTTTTTTAATCGAAGACCATCCTAATAAAATTATTAACATTCATCCTGCTTTATTACCTCAATATGGTGGCAAAGGAATGTACGGTATGAATGTTCATCGCTCGGTTATTGAAAATAAAGAACAAAAAAGCGGTATTACCATACATTATGTAAATGAAAATTATGATGAAGGCGCGATCATTAAGCAAGCTACTTGTCAAATTGATCAAAATGATACTGCTGAAGATCTCGCGAGCAAAATCCATCAATTAGAACATGAATATTATCCTACAGTCATTGCTGAACTTTTAAAATAA